TTTCGAGGCTTTCACGATATCGTTCATCCTCTCTCTTTAGAATGTTTGGATGCGTTGCACCTATGATTAGAAGTAGTGTCTCAGGCAGTTCTTCAACTACCCTCTTCACAGATTGAATAACGTACTCAAGTCCTTTTCTGGTGCTCATCAAACCGAAGTTGGATATGACTAGGCGATCCTTTAATCCGAATCTTTTTCTAAGATCCATCCTATCGAATCGGCTTAGATTCACGCAGGGAACGCCATGAGGTATTACCTGTACCTTCTTCTCCGCGATATCGTAGTGTGAGGTGAGTAAGTTTGCAGCGATGTCTGAGTGGACTATAATTCTATCCGCTCTCTCGGCTATCCTCTCTACTATAGGTCTGATGCTAGTTGAGGCTTTTTTCATGGAGTGAAATGTAGCTACGAGGGGTTTCCTCAGCCTCTCCACAAAGGGGAGTATGGATGAACCGTGGACACCTCCGAAGAGGCCGAACTCATGTTGGATATGGACTATATCGATATCAGAGCTGTTTACGAAATGAGCTGCAGAATTGTAACTAGACCTGTAACCCTTCCGAAGTATCCGATATACTACTACCCCATTATAAGTATGTCTACTCGGATAAGTTCCCCCAAAATTGAAGGAAAGCACGGAGGGGTGAGTATCGGGATCTGCCCTTATCAATGATCTAGCTAGATTCCACGTGTATGAGGCCAATCCACACCTCTGTGGGGGGAAACTACTAACGTAAAGTATATCCAAGATAATCTTTCCAGGGTTAGCGCGCGCATGCGCGCTTTTGAATTAGACAGTTGACTCTAAATATGTGAGGACTATTAGAGAGTGTAATAAGATAGTAAATATCAAACTCAAATATTTATCTTTTACAATAAAATGGGCTATGTCAGGACAGTCTAGTGTACCTAGACCAAGTGAACCATAGGATCGCGCGCGGAATTTACCTCTCGTACCTACTTTACAATTATGTCAACAAACTCCTTGATCGCGCTATCTGGATTCTTAAGCTTGAAAAGGTGTATCCAATTAGCAAGCGCGCGCGAACTGATAAACTGCTTTAGAATTGAAATAATATTTTGTACCAAACGCTTCGAATGACATTTTTGCTAATTAAATAAAATTAGAAAATATCCCAGCGCACAAGACTTGAAATAACATAATCATAATTGTTTTCACTAAACAATATCCTAAAATTTGTTAATAAGTATGATTGCTTCATTTCTTTTTAAGCATAAAATTATGTTTAATTTATTTAATTTCTCCAGACTTCATAAATTCTTGAGCAAAGATGGTTGGTAAGAAAAAAGCAAAAAGTAAAAAAGTCAAGTCTAAGACAAAGAAAAAGTAGCTGAAGTGCTACCGAAACTTCCTATTAAAAGCTGGCGCAAAATATCTTTTTGCATTTTATTCTATTGATATCATTTTTACGCGCCAGAATTTTTTCCAATTTCAATTTTAAAATTATGATCGCACGCACGCTAAAAATATAGATTCG
This sequence is a window from Candidatus Bathyarchaeota archaeon. Protein-coding genes within it:
- a CDS encoding glycosyltransferase gives rise to the protein MASYTWNLARSLIRADPDTHPSVLSFNFGGTYPSRHTYNGVVVYRILRKGYRSSYNSAAHFVNSSDIDIVHIQHEFGLFGGVHGSSILPFVERLRKPLVATFHSMKKASTSIRPIVERIAERADRIIVHSDIAANLLTSHYDIAEKKVQVIPHGVPCVNLSRFDRMDLRKRFGLKDRLVISNFGLMSTRKGLEYVIQSVKRVVEELPETLLLIIGATHPNILKREDERYRESLENLAASLKMGENIRFINRFLDEQELVKYLIASDIYVIPYPYRDQISSGTLSYALSCGKAIISTSFQHAVELLGGFKTSSRGKAKFGRIIIGERGILVPPRDSESITEAIHILAEDESLKSTLEANGYSYTVKRMAWPKVAGDHLKLYKLSLPRLQSDKESGLTKPIPMHVSAAYSGS